In one Pirellulales bacterium genomic region, the following are encoded:
- a CDS encoding folylpolyglutamate synthase/dihydrofolate synthase family protein — MSGNDYERATAYLIGRINYERAAAVTYGARQFKLERVQELLGQVGNPHQQIPIVHVAGTKGKGSTSAMIAAVLTAAGYRTGLFTSPHLERLEERIAIDAQPCSSEELVALVERLRPVVDRMDWEVAGDTDDCGPTYFELTTVMALLYFAERQAQAAVLEVGLGGRLDSTNVCQPAVSVITSISYDHMRQLGNTLAEIAFEKAGIVKPGIPLVSGVTADEPRQVIEQVCRDRGSLLVQLGRDFDFRYYPPHLVDHHAGYGRIDYLDRSTQSPALAGVPLGMLGRHQGANAAVAVATIAQLQAQEWQIDEAQIRAGLAAARSPARVEVMARRPTIVIDAAHNEASVEALLETLADSFAEQPRILIFATTQDKEVRAMMRLLLPRFDHVFLTRYRNNPRGVPVEELAEIAAECGATNWRTYAEPAEAWEAARAIATPDHLLCVTGSFFIAAEIGAEIRRNPLALARRE; from the coding sequence GTGAGCGGCAACGATTACGAGCGCGCCACGGCCTACCTCATTGGCCGAATCAACTACGAGCGCGCCGCCGCCGTGACCTATGGGGCCCGGCAGTTCAAGCTGGAAAGAGTCCAGGAACTGCTAGGCCAGGTCGGCAATCCGCATCAGCAGATCCCCATCGTGCATGTGGCAGGTACCAAGGGGAAAGGCTCGACATCGGCCATGATCGCCGCGGTGTTGACGGCCGCCGGCTATCGCACGGGATTGTTCACATCGCCGCATCTCGAACGGTTGGAAGAGCGGATCGCCATCGACGCCCAACCTTGCTCTTCCGAGGAATTGGTGGCGCTTGTCGAGCGGTTACGACCGGTGGTTGATCGCATGGATTGGGAGGTCGCCGGCGATACCGACGATTGTGGCCCCACCTATTTCGAGCTGACGACGGTCATGGCACTACTCTATTTCGCCGAGCGGCAAGCTCAGGCGGCCGTGCTCGAAGTAGGCCTGGGCGGGAGGCTGGATTCGACCAATGTTTGCCAGCCTGCCGTCTCGGTCATCACGAGCATCAGCTACGATCACATGCGGCAATTGGGGAATACGCTGGCCGAGATCGCCTTCGAGAAAGCGGGCATCGTAAAGCCGGGCATTCCGCTGGTCAGTGGCGTGACGGCCGACGAGCCACGGCAAGTGATCGAACAAGTTTGCCGGGATCGCGGCAGCCTGCTCGTGCAATTGGGACGCGACTTCGACTTTCGTTACTATCCGCCGCACCTGGTCGACCATCATGCCGGTTATGGGCGGATCGATTATCTCGATCGATCGACACAATCGCCTGCGTTAGCCGGCGTGCCCCTGGGAATGCTGGGGCGCCATCAAGGGGCGAACGCCGCGGTGGCCGTGGCTACGATCGCGCAGTTGCAGGCACAGGAATGGCAGATCGACGAGGCGCAGATCCGCGCCGGGCTTGCCGCGGCGCGGTCTCCGGCGCGTGTCGAGGTCATGGCCCGTCGGCCGACGATCGTAATCGACGCGGCTCACAACGAGGCGTCGGTCGAGGCATTGCTGGAAACCTTGGCCGACAGCTTCGCCGAGCAGCCGCGGATCCTGATCTTCGCCACAACTCAGGACAAGGAAGTTCGCGCGATGATGCGGCTTTTGCTGCCCCGTTTCGACCACGTTTTCCTCACCCGCTACCGCAACAATCCACGCGGTGTGCCCGTCGAGGAGTTGGCGGAAATTGCGGCGGAATGCGGCGCCACGAACTGGCGGACTTATGCCGAACCTGCCGAGGCCTGGGAGGCTGCCCGAGCGATCGCCACGCCCGACCATCTGCTGTGCGTGACCGGATCGTTCTTCATCGCCGCCGAAATCGGGGCCGAGATCCGTCGTAACCCGTTGGCCTTGGCCCGACGCGAATAG
- a CDS encoding DUF1559 domain-containing protein — protein MAAPRRCRPAGFTLVELLVVIAIIGILIGLLLPAVQSARESARRSQCANNLKQCALALHNYESSFGAYPPSMYWSGVLADKTNDISVWSRLLPYLEQSALSAGYTATSTEDQQLADGTPIMAVRIPAYMCPSELNDMAKLNADGSLNSYPGTYGVNLGPWMIFDPTQRTRPPGSFYVNSRLRAADFTDGLSNTLMAMEVKAWGSYFSGSTTATATPPNLPTDVCALGGTAKLGPNPTDNKEHTEWGDGKCNQTGATTTFTPNTPVMCTSSGSSYDVDFSGVTEASSATAPSYAAITSRSYHPGLVMVSLMDGSVRTVANGVDRAVWQGTSTRTGGEVGTLLP, from the coding sequence ATGGCCGCACCACGCCGTTGTCGCCCTGCCGGTTTCACACTTGTCGAATTGCTGGTTGTCATCGCCATCATCGGCATCCTCATTGGTTTGCTGTTGCCGGCGGTCCAGTCAGCTCGGGAATCGGCTCGCCGTAGCCAGTGCGCGAACAATCTGAAGCAGTGTGCCCTGGCTCTGCACAACTACGAGTCGAGCTTCGGAGCTTACCCGCCGAGCATGTATTGGAGCGGCGTGCTCGCTGACAAGACGAACGATATTTCCGTCTGGTCCCGTTTGCTGCCTTACTTGGAACAATCGGCGCTCAGCGCCGGCTACACGGCCACCAGCACCGAGGATCAGCAATTGGCCGACGGCACGCCGATCATGGCGGTGCGCATCCCCGCCTACATGTGTCCGTCAGAACTGAACGATATGGCCAAGCTGAACGCAGACGGATCATTGAACTCATATCCAGGAACGTACGGCGTGAATCTCGGCCCTTGGATGATCTTTGATCCTACGCAGCGCACGCGGCCGCCAGGCTCGTTTTACGTCAATAGCCGGCTGCGAGCGGCCGACTTCACGGACGGTTTGAGCAATACGCTCATGGCGATGGAAGTGAAGGCCTGGGGCTCCTACTTCAGCGGCTCGACAACGGCTACCGCAACGCCCCCTAATCTGCCGACGGACGTTTGCGCCCTGGGAGGCACAGCGAAGTTGGGACCGAATCCGACGGACAACAAGGAACACACGGAGTGGGGGGACGGCAAGTGCAATCAAACTGGCGCTACGACCACCTTCACTCCCAACACGCCGGTCATGTGTACGTCCTCGGGCTCAAGCTATGACGTCGATTTCTCGGGCGTCACCGAGGCCTCGTCGGCGACCGCGCCCAGCTACGCCGCTATTACGTCGCGCAGCTACCATCCGGGATTGGTCATGGTGTCGCTGATGGATGGATCGGTGCGTACCGTGGCCAACGGTGTCGACCGGGCCGTATGGCAGGGGACTTCGACCCGGACGGGCGGTGAAGTGGGCACCCTCCTCCCGTAG
- a CDS encoding PEP-CTERM sorting domain-containing protein codes for MRNTFRACALVALVVCTFVQTASATTLFDLISSSGSITIGSLTFSDFSYLGTGDMPASAGVNVTTYVNPITNDVGLKFQGSFLDFPGSGGSDALIDFKVTENDPEKLVTGATLAGNPSIIPLGPGASGVASVTETFLPTDPSLTLTIFASSTNGVPGPSQLIDTGVFATGHSTVFVQKDVLNFSGTNSVPMLSFITQTFHQTGGNIPEPSTLILLGSGVIGLGVLRWRRRRA; via the coding sequence ATGAGAAACACGTTCCGCGCTTGTGCGCTCGTGGCATTGGTTGTCTGCACGTTTGTGCAGACAGCGTCGGCCACGACCCTCTTTGACCTGATCAGTTCGAGCGGGTCAATTACGATTGGTTCACTGACGTTCAGTGACTTTTCGTATCTCGGCACCGGTGACATGCCTGCTTCGGCGGGCGTCAATGTCACCACCTATGTCAATCCCATTACGAACGACGTGGGCTTGAAATTCCAAGGATCGTTCCTGGATTTCCCCGGTAGTGGCGGATCGGACGCTTTGATCGACTTCAAGGTCACCGAGAACGACCCTGAGAAGTTGGTCACCGGTGCGACTTTGGCAGGCAACCCCTCGATTATTCCCCTGGGTCCCGGGGCGAGCGGCGTGGCCAGCGTCACCGAAACTTTCTTGCCGACCGACCCCAGCCTGACGTTGACGATCTTCGCGAGCTCGACCAATGGCGTGCCCGGCCCATCGCAGTTGATCGATACGGGCGTGTTCGCAACCGGACACTCGACCGTGTTCGTGCAAAAGGACGTCCTCAATTTCAGTGGCACTAACAGCGTGCCGATGCTGTCGTTCATTACGCAAACGTTCCACCAGACGGGCGGTAACATTCCCGAGCCGTCGACCCTGATCCTGCTGGGTTCGGGCGTCATTGGGTTGGGTGTGCTTCGTTGGCGTCGCCGCCGCGCTTAA
- the dnaE gene encoding DNA polymerase III subunit alpha: protein MSSDGRFVHLHCHSHYSLLDGASPIDGLIAKAKAQGMNALALTDHGNLYGALEFYEAAKAEGINPIIGYEAYIAPGSRFQKEADANQEASYHLTLLAQNRTGFKNLVKMASSAFLEGFYRKPRIDKELLAAHSEGLVCLSGCVSGELSRSLLRGNAPEPDWTEIEKIIGWFQQTFGERYFLEIQNNGLEIQRMALEGTVRVAQRMGLPLVATSDAHYVNREDAEAQDVLLCINTGRFRTDVNRMRMEGNEFFLRGPGEMYAAFPGLEDAVARSQEIADSVSIDLELGKRHFPTFDVPKEKTSTEYLRDLCMTGLRDRYSKQPDFYADGNLATVVLERLERELDVIDKLGFPNYFLIVWDFVRFARERNIPATARGSGVGSLVAYALYLSHVCPLKYDLLFERFLDISRLEAPDIDIDFCKDRRGDVINYVKERYGAANVAQIGTFGTLAARAAIRDVGRALGLTVARVDSIVALVPETLGISLEEALAASEDLRRAYDNDGEVRELLDLAMKIEGLARNVGTHAAAVVIADRPLNEYVPLQRVQGKEEVITQWAMGDVERAGLLKMDFLGLRNLTILSKAVDLIRETTGQEVDPYEFPIDDQETFKLLCRGETKGIFQLESGGIRDLLQRMKPDHFRDIIATNALYRPGPLEGGMVDDYIQVKHRRKEAEYKHPVMKDILEETHGVMVYQEQVMRILNRLGGIDLSNAYSCIKAISKKKLPMIAKFREQFIKGAVEQGLKAREAEELFGMIEKFAGYGFNKSHSTAYALIAYMTAYLKAHYSVEFMAALLSGDIQGRNFKKKDSLVEHLEDCRRMNITVVSPDVNRCNGDFAVEAGQILFGLAAVKGCGMQAAEAIRAERKTGGPFRNLFDFCERLDPAQVNRSAIESLVKAGAFDFTGARRSQNMAAIERALQSGASALADRRSGQKGLFEDAAEESSTATGTLPDLPEWPERERLSAEKEVLGFYLSSHPLAEHEETLRSYCTHNTVEATALPHRTDAVLGGILASIKFAQTKNPRPGSTATKYAMFDLEDTAGMMRCIVWPEEFANYSELVKADGIVALRGVIDKRPGSEEANFIVNEVITLPDLATRFTRGVMIRVDEQPHGVRGLEQLYEILRGYPGNCELQLALRLADGSQVTCTCDGLRVELNSEMRSRVEDLLGQGSLRPVASRPKPTNNGNNGNGQRGYSRQPAGARS, encoded by the coding sequence ATGAGCAGCGACGGCCGCTTCGTTCACCTTCATTGCCATAGCCATTACAGCCTGTTGGACGGCGCCAGCCCGATCGACGGCTTGATCGCCAAGGCCAAGGCCCAGGGAATGAACGCCTTGGCCCTGACGGATCACGGCAACCTGTATGGCGCGCTCGAATTCTATGAAGCCGCCAAGGCCGAAGGCATCAACCCCATCATCGGCTACGAAGCCTATATTGCGCCGGGCAGCCGCTTTCAAAAGGAGGCCGACGCCAACCAGGAAGCCAGCTACCATCTGACGCTGCTCGCCCAGAATCGGACGGGCTTCAAGAACCTGGTAAAGATGGCCTCGTCCGCCTTTCTCGAAGGCTTCTACCGCAAACCGCGCATCGACAAGGAACTGCTCGCCGCCCACAGCGAGGGATTGGTCTGCCTCAGCGGTTGCGTCTCGGGCGAGCTCAGCCGGTCACTCTTGCGTGGCAACGCGCCCGAACCTGACTGGACCGAAATCGAAAAGATCATCGGCTGGTTTCAGCAGACGTTCGGCGAGCGGTATTTCCTTGAAATCCAAAACAACGGCCTGGAAATCCAGCGCATGGCGCTCGAGGGGACGGTGCGCGTCGCGCAGCGCATGGGCCTGCCACTGGTGGCCACTAGCGACGCGCATTATGTCAACCGCGAAGACGCCGAAGCGCAGGACGTGCTGCTATGCATCAATACTGGCCGCTTCCGCACAGACGTTAATCGCATGCGCATGGAAGGGAACGAGTTCTTCCTGCGCGGCCCCGGCGAAATGTATGCCGCGTTCCCCGGGCTCGAGGATGCCGTGGCTCGCAGCCAGGAAATCGCCGACAGCGTGTCGATCGACCTGGAGCTGGGCAAACGCCACTTCCCGACGTTCGACGTGCCGAAAGAAAAGACTTCGACCGAATACTTGCGTGATCTGTGCATGACCGGACTGCGCGACCGGTACTCGAAGCAGCCCGACTTCTACGCCGACGGGAACTTGGCCACGGTCGTCCTGGAGCGTTTGGAGCGCGAGCTGGACGTCATCGACAAGCTGGGCTTTCCGAACTACTTCCTGATCGTGTGGGACTTCGTACGTTTTGCCCGCGAACGCAATATTCCGGCGACGGCTCGTGGGTCGGGCGTCGGTTCGCTTGTGGCGTACGCGCTCTATCTGAGCCACGTCTGTCCGCTGAAATATGATCTGCTGTTCGAACGGTTCCTCGACATCAGCCGCCTCGAGGCGCCGGATATCGACATCGACTTCTGCAAGGACCGCCGCGGCGACGTCATCAACTATGTCAAGGAGCGCTACGGCGCGGCGAACGTAGCCCAGATTGGCACGTTCGGCACATTGGCCGCGCGGGCCGCGATCCGCGACGTCGGCCGCGCGCTGGGACTGACCGTGGCCCGCGTCGATTCGATCGTGGCGCTGGTGCCCGAAACGTTGGGCATTTCGCTCGAAGAAGCTCTGGCCGCCAGTGAGGATTTGCGCCGCGCCTACGACAACGACGGCGAAGTGCGCGAACTGCTGGACCTGGCCATGAAGATCGAGGGCTTGGCGCGCAACGTCGGCACGCATGCCGCGGCCGTCGTGATCGCGGATCGCCCCTTGAACGAATACGTGCCGCTACAGCGGGTACAGGGCAAGGAAGAAGTCATCACCCAATGGGCTATGGGGGACGTCGAACGGGCCGGCCTGCTGAAGATGGACTTCCTCGGTCTGCGCAACCTGACGATTCTCTCCAAGGCGGTCGATCTGATCCGCGAAACGACAGGCCAAGAGGTCGATCCGTACGAGTTTCCGATCGACGATCAAGAAACCTTCAAGCTGCTTTGCCGCGGTGAGACGAAGGGAATCTTCCAGCTCGAAAGCGGCGGCATTCGCGATCTTCTGCAGCGGATGAAGCCTGACCATTTCCGCGACATCATCGCCACCAACGCGCTGTATCGCCCGGGTCCGCTCGAAGGAGGAATGGTCGACGATTACATCCAGGTCAAGCATCGCCGCAAGGAGGCCGAGTACAAGCACCCGGTGATGAAGGACATCCTGGAAGAGACCCACGGCGTGATGGTCTACCAGGAACAGGTGATGCGGATTCTCAATCGCCTGGGGGGCATCGATCTCTCGAACGCCTACAGTTGCATCAAGGCGATCAGCAAGAAGAAGCTGCCGATGATCGCCAAGTTCCGCGAACAGTTCATCAAAGGTGCGGTCGAGCAGGGCCTCAAAGCGCGCGAAGCGGAAGAACTATTCGGCATGATCGAAAAGTTCGCTGGCTACGGCTTCAACAAAAGCCATTCGACGGCCTACGCGCTGATCGCGTACATGACCGCCTACCTGAAGGCGCACTACTCGGTCGAGTTCATGGCCGCGCTACTGTCGGGCGATATCCAGGGACGCAATTTCAAGAAGAAAGACTCACTCGTCGAACACCTGGAAGACTGCCGGCGAATGAACATCACCGTCGTCTCGCCAGACGTGAATCGTTGCAATGGCGATTTCGCCGTCGAGGCCGGCCAGATCTTGTTCGGGCTGGCCGCGGTCAAAGGTTGCGGCATGCAAGCCGCCGAGGCCATCCGCGCCGAGCGAAAGACCGGCGGCCCCTTCCGGAATCTGTTCGACTTCTGCGAACGGCTCGATCCTGCGCAGGTCAATCGCAGCGCGATTGAATCCTTGGTCAAAGCCGGTGCCTTCGATTTCACCGGCGCCCGCCGCTCGCAGAACATGGCCGCGATCGAACGAGCGCTGCAGTCGGGCGCCTCGGCCCTGGCCGATAGACGTTCAGGGCAGAAGGGTTTGTTCGAGGACGCCGCCGAAGAATCCTCGACCGCCACCGGCACGCTCCCGGATCTGCCGGAATGGCCCGAGCGCGAACGACTGTCCGCCGAGAAAGAAGTGCTCGGCTTTTATCTCTCCAGCCATCCGCTGGCCGAGCACGAAGAAACCCTGCGCAGCTACTGCACGCACAACACGGTCGAAGCCACGGCCCTCCCGCATCGTACCGACGCCGTGCTAGGGGGAATCCTGGCGTCGATCAAGTTTGCGCAGACTAAGAATCCCCGGCCAGGCAGCACAGCCACGAAGTACGCCATGTTCGACCTCGAAGATACCGCCGGCATGATGCGCTGCATCGTCTGGCCCGAGGAATTCGCCAACTACAGCGAGTTGGTCAAGGCCGATGGCATCGTGGCGCTGCGCGGCGTGATCGATAAACGCCCGGGAAGTGAAGAAGCGAACTTCATCGTCAACGAGGTCATCACGCTGCCCGACCTGGCAACGCGCTTCACGCGCGGCGTGATGATCCGCGTCGACGAGCAGCCGCACGGCGTGCGCGGTCTGGAGCAACTGTACGAAATCTTGCGCGGTTACCCCGGCAATTGCGAATTGCAGCTCGCGCTGCGGTTGGCCGATGGCAGCCAGGTGACCTGCACTTGCGACGGGTTGCGTGTCGAACTGAACAGCGAGATGCGCAGTCGCGTCGAAGACCTGCTCGGTCAGGGTAGCTTGCGGCCGGTTGCCTCGCGCCCGAAGCCGACCAACAACGGCAACAATGGGAATGGCCAGCGTGGGTATTCACGCCAGCCCGCCGGCGCACGTAGCTAG
- a CDS encoding FHA domain-containing protein, with translation MALVTIRILDGADRGRLYDDIPTPITIGREEGNDIQLADERVSRFHLKIQEDQEKVVLTDLDSTNGTKVNGDDTHLRILRYGDMIAVGRSVLLYGSQEQIAQRLSGLRDAEPTNLGTVGGELDDEEGVDPGFDFELGWNGATGSQAILHRLSPPELPERMGPCQAAQLSELLEYLHVRIRGLLESVKIDEKKERISVDDRQWQNLLDLQSRLATYLRSIGRPQEE, from the coding sequence ATGGCTCTCGTCACGATTCGGATCCTCGACGGAGCTGACCGAGGGCGGCTGTACGACGATATTCCCACCCCGATCACCATTGGTCGCGAGGAAGGAAACGACATCCAGCTTGCGGACGAGCGGGTTAGCCGTTTTCATCTGAAAATCCAAGAAGACCAGGAAAAAGTCGTCCTCACGGACCTCGACAGCACTAACGGCACCAAGGTCAACGGCGATGATACTCATTTGCGCATCTTGCGCTACGGCGACATGATTGCCGTGGGCCGATCGGTGCTCCTCTACGGTTCGCAGGAGCAAATCGCCCAGCGACTGTCAGGCCTGCGCGACGCGGAGCCAACCAACCTGGGGACCGTCGGTGGCGAATTGGATGACGAAGAGGGGGTCGATCCCGGCTTCGACTTCGAACTCGGTTGGAACGGCGCTACGGGGTCGCAGGCCATCCTGCATCGCCTTTCCCCGCCGGAGTTGCCCGAAAGAATGGGTCCTTGCCAGGCCGCGCAATTGTCCGAGTTGCTCGAATATTTGCACGTCCGCATTCGTGGCCTCTTAGAGTCGGTGAAGATCGACGAAAAGAAAGAGCGCATTTCTGTCGACGATCGGCAGTGGCAGAATCTTCTCGACCTGCAATCGCGCTTGGCCACGTATCTGCGTTCGATAGGTCGGCCGCAAGAAGAATAA